TTTTCTTTCTTGTCTTTCCGATGAGCTGTCGATCCGAAACCTCACTGtgattctctccacagatgctgcccgacttgagTATTTCCCGCATATTCTGCTCCTGTTTAGATACAAGAGCAGTGGACACCTGTGACTCCCCAGTGTACAGATTTGCCAAAACGCACAGTGTCCTGCTCTCCATATTTCCACACCAGATCAACATTAACATCGTCTGTTAATGTTACAAACAACGCTTTAAATGTAGTGAAATGTTGTTGTAATAGAAGTGCAATAGGATATCAGGGGGATGCTCAGCTTCACAAGTCAGTAGTACCAGAATATGAGGGTTGGGCATTTTCTGGGATATCCATCGCTGTCAGTTCTGGTGTCCGTGAacagagttttactttctatccCAATATCCATGGAAGCATTCAATTACTTCATgtaatctcaagcactgaatgtTGAATTTATAAAATTCTTTGTCAGATGAGCCATTTAACACTTTGACAATGTTctctgttcccatggaagatgttcaacagaaacacaaggagactctgcgggcacaaactgagacactgagagtgaacacgatcctgatgagggagaaggtgaaggttttccagctggttgatcgatacgctgagctcacggtcatttctactgttcgagatcgACGATTAGTGGAACATGAGCTGCtagcaagaggcagagaccacgaggagtggagagagaaacatctcCGCGGAGAGCTGGAAAAAATCCGGACTGATCAGTTAttccagagcagcttttcccggagtaaatccaaatctgggagttcagcagcagtggccggagtcgcggggatcgggaaaacaacaatggtacaaaagattgtttatgactgggccacagggaaaatataccaacaattccagtttgtcttcagtttcaaattcagggatttaaactccattaactgcagagtaaacctgagggaactgattttggatcagtatccttactttgggaatttcctgagagaggtctggaagaacccagagggattgctgtttatattcgatggtttggatgaattcaagcacagaatcgattttgctgacggtcggagagatacagaacccaagcaccagtgcccagatccTGAATTCAAATGCAgggtgtctgacattgtgtacagtttaatccagcacaaactgctcccagggtgttcgGTGCTGGTGACCACCCGCCCCACTGCATTACATTTACTGGAAAAGGCAGAGATCAGTGTCTgtgctgaaatcctgggatttgttggtgaggaacggaaggaatatttcatcaggcattttgaagatcaggCAGTGGCAGTAGCTGTTTTCAAACATgtgaaggagaacgagatcctgtacaccatgagctacaacccctcctactgctggatcctcgctctggcactgggacccttcttcacacaaagagtcagggacccgcagcgagttcccaagaccatcacccaactgttctcctactatatttacaacatcctgaaaaaccacggccgtgagattgagaacccccgtgatgtgttactcagggttggtcagatggcctacAGAGGAGTGTCCgagaagaagattgtgtttacagatggagatttgatcaactacaatctgcagccttcccagttcctgtccgggtttttgatggagcttttggagagagagaatTCTGCCCGAtgtgtggtgtacacattcccacacctcaccatccaagagtttgtagctgcagtcgcacaattcctgaatccacatccTGGGAATATCCTCAAATTCCTCACTAAAGCCCACAACACGACAGATGGGCGATTTGAGatatttctccgttttgttgctggtctctctTCCCCAATGACAGCTCGaggcctggaggagtttctgggtccatttcctcatcaaacaacctgccgggtgattgactgggtgaaggaggaggttaaacgccagAGTGGAAACACGTGGAGTGAAGCcggtaaaaggagcctcctgaacacattgcactacctgtttgagtctcagaatcgtgggctggctcaggccgcactgggatctgtggaaacactttcattcgatggaatgacactgaccccgattgactgcgcgGTTCTGTCTCATGCCATCGGACTCTGTGACACAATAAAACAGCTTGAACTGAACAACTGCCACATTCAATGTGAAGGAATTCAGCGGCTGGGACCTgggctgcacaagtgccaggAGTTGAGGTAACTTTATTTATCTCTCACTCT
This window of the Mobula birostris isolate sMobBir1 unplaced genomic scaffold, sMobBir1.hap1 scaffold_1003, whole genome shotgun sequence genome carries:
- the LOC140192274 gene encoding NACHT, LRR and PYD domains-containing protein 3-like; translation: MATGGKLNHVRKVLKRFLPGSSPRKDDRDTGSKVPKQGQIESNVPIECGPAAEEGEQSQPRDSDVRDTDPDPGTGTSEATVCQPRDSDVRNTDRDPGTGTSEATVCQLGDSLNTELSSPQPGAAPAFTISDLLAQGGEYRLYQLTKFYRDRLEQAIEEKVERLGWMLTKEGHFSREENEKVTELTEKGNRTESSTLFLRLVMGKGSRARRAMWESFVTWRTELPKLDRILKEIQELGPGPWEYMNIAQGLSELPTHLIDVQQKHKETLRAQTETLRVNTILMREKVKVFQLVDRYAELTVISTVRDRRLVEHELLARGRDHEEWREKHLRGELEKIRTDQLFQSSFSRSKSKSGSSAAVAGVAGIGKTTMVQKIVYDWATGKIYQQFQFVFSFKFRDLNSINCRVNLRELILDQYPYFGNFLREVWKNPEGLLFIFDGLDEFKHRIDFADGRRDTEPKHQCPDPEFKCRVSDIVYSLIQHKLLPGCSVLVTTRPTALHLLEKAEISVCAEILGFVGEERKEYFIRHFEDQAVAVAVFKHVKENEILYTMSYNPSYCWILALALGPFFTQRVRDPQRVPKTITQLFSYYIYNILKNHGREIENPRDVLLRVGQMAYRGVSEKKIVFTDGDLINYNLQPSQFLSGFLMELLERENSARCVVYTFPHLTIQEFVAAVAQFLNPHPGNILKFLTKAHNTTDGRFEIFLRFVAGLSSPMTARGLEEFLGPFPHQTTCRVIDWVKEEVKRQSGNTWSEAGKRSLLNTLHYLFESQNRGLAQAALGSVETLSFDGMTLTPIDCAVLSHAIGLCDTIKQLELNNCHIQCEGIQRLGPGLHKCQELRLGENDLRDSGVKLVSAALRNPVCKIEKLRLERVGLTDSGAEDLVFSISTNPSLTELNLSENELGDSGVKLLSAALRNSECKIQKL